A stretch of Solenopsis invicta isolate M01_SB chromosome 9, UNIL_Sinv_3.0, whole genome shotgun sequence DNA encodes these proteins:
- the LOC105198027 gene encoding tropomyosin-1, with translation MDVIKKKMQAMKLEKDNAMDKADTCEGQAKDANMRADKVLEEVGDQRKKLAQVEADLEANKQALEQANKDLEDREKSLTNAESEVAALNRKVQLIEEDLERSEERLNTATAKLTEASQAADESSRMCKVLENRAQQDEERMDQLTNQLKEARMLAEDADGKSDEVSRKLAFVEDELEVAEDRVKSGEAKIMELEEELKVVGNSLKSLEVSEEKANQRVEEFKRQLKTLTVKLKEAEARAEFAEKTVKKLQKEVDRLEDELGINKDRYKSLADEMDSTFAELAGY, from the exons ATGGATGTCATCAAGAAGAAAATGCAAGCGATGAAGCTTGAGAAAGACAATGCTATGGACAAGGCCGACACCTGCGAAGGGCAGGCGAAAGATGCGAATATGCGTGCGGACAAGGTCCTCGAGGAAGTGGGAGACCAAAGGAAAAAATTGGCTCAGGTTGAGGCCGATCTGGAAGCTAACAAGCAAGCTCTCGAGCAGGCCAACAAGGATCTTGAGGATCGCGAGAAATCTCTTACCAAC GCTGAATCCGAGGTTGCTGCCCTTAACCGTAAAGTCCAGCTTATCGAGGAGGACCTCGAGCGTTCGGAGGAACGACTGAACACCGCGACTGCTAAGCTGACCGAAGCTTCGCAGGCCGCCGACGAGTCTAGCCG TATGTGCAAAGTATTGGAAAACCGTGCGCAGCAGGACGAGGAGAGGATGGACCAACTGACGAATCAACTGAAGGAGGCCCGCATGCTCGCGGAGGACGCTGACGGAAAATCTGATGAAGTGTCGCGCAAGCTGGCCTTCGTTGAAGACGAGCTCGAAGTCGCGGAGGATCGTGTGAAATCCGGTGAAGC CAAGATCATGGAGCTGGAGGAGGAATTGAAGGTCGTCGGTAACAGCTTGAAATCTTTGGAAGTCTCCGAAGAAAAG GCTAATCAACGAGTCGAAGAATTCAAGCGCCAGCTGAAGACATTGACAGTCAAACTAAAGGAGGCTGAAGCCCGCGCCGAGTTCGCCGAGAAAACCGTCAAGAAACTCCAGAAGGAGGTTGACAGGCTCGAAG ACGAACTGGGCATCAACAAGGACAGATACAAGTCGTTGGCCGACGAAATGGACTCGACGTTCGCTGAATTGGCAGGATATTAG
- the LOC105198015 gene encoding protein AF-9, which produces MAVRITLECGHTSVLRVRTTPEGYTHDWEVFVRGIDNADIHHYIEKVVFLLHDTFRNPKRVLKEPPFTVKESGYAGFIIPIEIYLKNKDEPKKFQIPYDLQLQQSGPPFNKTIRHVEVIRSPSDDFRKKLLKGGAVVVSSRDGSLEKSDTKSSTMVGKPKLNGSESKKHRVTETKTSNSFHDLFGPPIKTAPVKISPESKKTNQSDKNLVPKPLAVTEKSDKVDKTTKMKESPHKDSRKDKVDEKKDKKVRDSSKEQLRSKEKSKRPPSPGNKSHLSPGSKRPASPVVTKKPLSPLPPIKRPPSPKSKEKDVKKITQEKEKDNKEKEKVKNNSRSDVDSSKSEKKKDKKKHKDDRDKERKDKYKESEKTNVKDVAKIIEKKPEKTDKTEKLDKEKLQEYKSSKDGRKSPKAGKENDKVKDDKAIKEKTEKSEKSDKVKDGRSDKDRPKHKHKKRDKKDKRDSKDREKKEKRDRSKDESDKQNNTSSLVDNSLSILTDNPERDSSDSAPSVNDDDSLSESKSMLNIKKETDHPVVNAVPTEITKPLSPAISVEIKKDKSDRSRRDKSKGSRGEERESRKRKRSKEDDEVLVKREKSSRGQSTSPPLEPVSSSQSPVAMDIDSIHHSEKEVKKEFKKEKDDHIDNMTDNMLNDTDPEQVAPDSTINSTDAEISEPPVFSEDYVSQLKDLQHKIMTLQDNEELQRVVQVIAETGQYEITKKTFDFDLCALDRRTVQRLQQFFSAS; this is translated from the exons ATGGCGGTGCGTATCACACTGGAATGCGGACACACGTCGGTGCTACGTGTACGCACCACTCCTGAGGGATACACGCACGATTGGGAGGTATTCGTACGAGGAATAGACAATGCGGATATACATCATTACATCGAGAAAG tGGTGTTCCTTCTACATGATACATTTCGAAATCCCAAAAGGGTGCTCAAAGAGCCACCATTCACAGTGAAGGAATCTGGCTATGCAGGCTTTATAATAccaattgaaatttatttaaaaaataaagatgaaccCAAGAAGTTTCAAATACCATACGATCTGCAGCTGCAGCAAAGTGGCCCACCTTTCAACAAGACTATACGTCATGTAGAAGTGATTCGAAGTCCTTCTGATGACTttaggaaaaaattattgaaaggtGGAGCt gTTGTAGTGTCCAGTAGAGATGGTTCACTAGAGAAAAGTGATACAAAATCATCCACGATGGTTGGTAAACCAAAATTGAATGGCAGCGAGAGCAAGAAACATCGCGTTACCGAAACTAAAACCTCCAATTCATTTCATGATTTATTTGGCCCTCCCATAAAGACGGCTCCTGTGAAGATATCACCGGAAAGCAAAAAGACAAATCAGTCCGATAAGAATTTAGTTCCTAAACCTTTGGCTGTTACTGAAAAATCTGACAAAGTGGATAAAACGACTAAGATGAAGGAAAGTCCTCACAAAGATAGTCGGAAGGACAAGGTAGACgagaaaaaggataaaaagGTTCGAGATAGTTCTAAGGAGCAACTCAGGAGTAAAGAGAAATCTAAGAGACCTCCTAGTCCTGGAAATAAGAGTCATTTGAGTCCTGGAAGCAAGAGACCAGCATCACCTGTTGTTACAAAGAAACCACTGAGTCCTTTGCCACCTATAAAACGACCTCCATCTCctaaatcaaaagaaaaagatgtgaaaaaaattacgcaagaaaaggagaaagataACAAAGAGAAGGAGAAGGTGAAAAATAACTCCAGAAGTGATGTGGATTCTTCTAAATcggaaaagaaaaaagacaaGAAGAAGCATAAAGATGACAGAGACAAAGAAAGGAaggataaatataaagaatcaGAAAAAACTAATGTTAAAGATGTCGCAAAAATAATCGAGAAGAAACCTGAAAAAACAGATAAAACAGAGAAATTGGACAAGGAGAAACTCCAGGAGTACAAATCGTCAAAAGATGGTAGAAAGTCCCCAAAAGCTGGGAAAGAGAATGATAAAGTGAAAGATGATAAGGCGATAAAGGAGAAGACGGAGAAGAGCGAGAAGTCTGACAAAGTTAAGGATGGTAGATCTGACAAGGATCGACCCAaacataaacacaaaaaaaggGACAAGAAAGATAAACGCGATAGTAAGGACCGAGAGAAGAAGGAGAAGCGAGATAGAAGTAAGGACGAAAGTGATAAACAGAATAACACATCTTCGCTAGTCGATAATTCattatcaattttaacggaCAATCCGGAGAGAGATAGCAGTGATTCAGCGCCTTCGGTGAATGATGACGATTCATTATCTGAAAGCAAATCTATGCTTAATATCAAAAAGGAAACGGACCATCCGGTAGTAAACGCTGTACCGACAGAAATAACAAAACCACTTTCTCCTGCTATATCAGTGGAAATAAAGAAAGACAAGAGTGATCGTAGCAGACGAGACAAATCCAAAGGGAGCAGAGGCGAAGAAAGAGAAAGTCGGAAGAGGAAGAGAAGCAAAGAGGACGACGAAGTTTTAGTGAAACGTGAGAAGAGCAGCAGAGGTCAGTCAACTTCTCCGCCTTTGGAGCCGGTTTCATCGAGCCAGTCTCCAGTTGCGATGGATATTGATTCCATTCATCATTCGGAAAAGGAGGTAAAGAAGGAGTTTAAGAAGGAAAAGGACGATCATATTGACAATATGACTGATAACATGTTAAACGACACTGATCCTGAACAAGTGGCCCCGGATTCCACAATAAATAGTACCGATGCGGAAATCAGTGAACCGCCGGTGTTTTCCGAGGATTATGTATCACAGCTGAAGGATTtgcaacataaaataatgacaTTGCAGGATAATGAAGAGCTACAGAGAGTTGTACAAGTAATTGCGGAAACCGGCCAATATGAAATCACAAAGAAGACATTTGACTTTGATCTTTGCGCATTGGATCGTAGGACTGTGCAACGTCTCCAACAGTTCTTCTCTGCATCGTGA
- the LOC105198016 gene encoding biogenesis of lysosome-related organelles complex 1 subunit 1 has protein sequence MLSAIVKEHQSKQVARKERQEQKRKDAVQAASNLTQALVDHLNVGVAQAYLNQKKLDAEAKQLQHSATNFAKQTQLWLNLVESFSSSLKEIGDAENWARSIEGDMRTIATALEYSYKATQENQSAGNG, from the exons ATGTTATCTGCAATTGTTAAAGAACATCAAAGTAAGCAAGTTGCAAGAAAAGAAAGGCAag AGCAAAAGCGAAAGGATGCAGTTCAGGCTGCGAGCAACTTAACACAAGCTCTTGTTGACCATCTGAATGTTgg tgTAGCTCAAGCGTACTTGAATCAAAAAAAGCTAGATGCGGAAGCAAAGCAACTCCAGCACAGTGCGACTAATTTTGCCAAACAAACGCAATTGTGGTTAAATTTGGTAGAATCCTTCTCAAGCTCATTAAAGGAAATTGGGGATGCGGAAAATTGGGCGCGGAGTATAGAAGGAGACATGAGAACGATAGCCACTGCTTTGGAATATTCATACAAAG CAACACAAGAGAATCAAAGTGCTGGCAATGGTTAA